tcgcaattgagtagaatataggtgtgtgcactatgagcgtcttgttcactcgaccaccaaacctctttagacttcccaccgagtcgtccaatctggctaaagatgtctggaacaccagcaactgcatatgttggcgcaactccaccatcatcatatcttcttggagctcttctacgggtacgtacttttgacgcaaagtagtacgatgtgaagtgagaaacttcttccgtcaaacttccagcaattatagaaccttcaactttggcgaggttctttgcttttcccttcaaatatttcatggctcgctcatactgatacatccatccgtaatgtacaggtccacgaagcaatgcttcatatgggaggtggacagctagatgctccatgacgtcaaaaaatccaggaggaaatatcttctccaagttgcacaataagatgggaatgttctcctgaagctgttctacaacttcttctttaagagtgcgtgtgctcagatccctgaaaaatgctccaatgccttttatattccaaaaacaattaaacacattgttagtcgtatattattttgcaaactagaccgttataaaattattgtgatataaaacactacgaacctgcaagtgcttcatgtacgtttgttggaagtagctccgcaaatgcaaagggcagtagtcgttgcataaagacatgacaatcatgactcttcatcccagagaacttttgacccttttcaacacatctagagagatttgaaacatacccatcggggaacttcacttctgatgccacccagttgaacaacaccgactttttttctgaagacagtctgaatatcggaacggaaacttgtccattgcttttaatatgtaactcgcttcttgagcaaatatccggcaagtccaacctcgattttatgttgtcttttgtcttccctgggacattcaatattgtattcatgatgttctcaaagaaattcttctctatatgcatcacatcgaggttgtggcgcagaagaagatccttccaatatggcaactcccaaaatatactcttcttgtgccagttgtgatgaacaccgtaagaatcaggcatattacgagggacatgccaattaccaccccaacgaactgtttcgttagctccgtagtagtcgatttgtgcttcaatttgttctccagttagatatggtggagaagtgtctctcacaacccttttgtgcctaaacaaattcttgtttcttcggtaaggatggccaatgggaagaaatcgacgatgacaatcaaaccaacttgtcttcctaccattcttcagttgaaacgcatctgtcgttccattacaatatggacaagctaatctcccatgtgtagtccatccagacaacatcccatatgcaggaaagtcacttatggtccacaaaagcatagctcgcatcgtaaaattcgtcttcgttgaacagtcatacgtcctcacccctgttgaccacaaatccttcaactcttttatcagtggttgtaggaaaacatccagggacctttttggatggttcggaccaggtatcaatatcgtcaagaatagcaactcccgttgcatgcacatctccggtggcaggttgtatggcgtaagaaagactggccacaatgaatattgtctccctgacattccgaacggactaaatccatctgtgcataatccgagatacacattccggctattgctagcaaaatccggatgtactttgttgaaatgtttccaggctcttgcatctgatggatgagtcatctcaccatccgtctgagtatgctcggcatgccatctcatctttgcagcagtctgctctgattgatacaatcttttcaatctgtctgtaattggtaggtaccacatcctttggtacggtaccctattacgtccccgtccttgcggcttgaatcgtggcttcttgcagaatcgacatacttctagcttctcatcatctccccaatagatcatgcagttgtcgatgcagacatctatcatctccgaaggcaacccaagactataaactaatttctgaatctcataataagaatcagcagacacattgtcttccggcaaatactctttaaacaagtccgcccattcgttcatgcaactttcaggtagattgtgatcagttttaatattcatcattctagcagccaacgacaatttagagagaccttctctacaaccactgtaaagtggttgattcgccgcgtttaacattccgtaaaacttttttgcatctatattaggttcttcatcttcatcatgagctacgaatgcatcagctaccatatcatgaaccctatcataatctaccatctcctcctgatggtaactatgttcattatgcaaatgatgattaaccggttcttcctgaaaattgctattactactactagcttcattctgatcataattataaccttccccatgttgaaaccagatatagtaatttggcgtgaaacctctatttattaaatgcttccaaacattttcacggtttgccaatttcgaattgttgcatttccgacaaggacagaacatcttaccactttcttgggcgagcggtgttgaatctgcttggtgcataaatgtctccagccccgcaaggtattctttcgtcactctcccgttagcatctctatgcatatacatccaattccgcaactcgtaaatagtcccagagccagccatttttttttctttcacgttttttgttgttggtgtgtttaaaatgatgtttcaacatccatatttatagaaaatttcgaatctggtagttgtaattttactatgaaattacgacgaaaattaattgtatggccaaaaaaaaaacgtgagccacctaccaagttggtggattcaaaatttcttcgttaagtacacgtaaaatatttcgtcgtaaagcactcgcgaaatttacgtggcttttacgaggaaatagtttttcctcgtaaaagccacgtcaatttacatcgtctttacgacaaatattttttgtcgttaccttacgacgaaataacgatgcttttctttctcaacgtactttcctcgcaaaatcaacgtttttttacgaggattatttttcctcgttaaacttCCTCGTTAAAgatacgttttcttgtagtgaaaagaGATTGTCTAATGCCACAGGTAACCTATCTGAAACCCTATCCTCTCCTTACCCTGTGGCTGTATAAAACGAAAAAATTgcaactaaaaaataaaaacaaagagaagaaaatcTTCAGTTCTGCTCAGCAGCCACCATCACAGCATCGCCGGCTTTCTCCTTAGGAGCCACCACCACCATCTCagtcgaattagggtttaggttaaGACCTAAAGGATTCTGAGATGGCTCCTCCAGTTCATGATCAGAAGGGTGGCTAAGGCTTTCCCCTGAACCACTTGAATCACCATCTtcatcctcctcttcttccACTTCTTCCATTGGAAGATCACCTTCAGCTTCAGCCATCTCTACGTTCTGCTCCGGAACCCTCTCCTGCAACGGAACAGCGTTACTTATCATCTGTCCCGTCCTAAGCTTCTCTCTGTACTCCTCCATTTCAGTTCGATACCTCTCTTTGTCCTCCATCGCCTTCCCTTGGTAAACCGACTTCTCTTGCTCATTGAGCTTGTTCCAGAGCTCACCGATCATCCTGCTGATCTCCCGGTCCTTACCAGGGTTAAGCGGCTTCAGCCTAGCGTGCTGCTCAGCGAAAAAGAAGTTATAGCCGCTCCTGTTGGGTTTAGGATGAGCAGGGTCACGCCTTTTGATCTCTGACTTCTTTCTTCTCCTGCGGCGTTTCGTCACTCCTCCAGTAATCCCCTGAGGGTTGGCAGTGTTGAGGGAAACACCATGACTCTGTTGTGGAGCCAGCTCATAGATAACTCCTTTAAGCATTTCTGATCCCACCTTTACAGTTACAAGATAACCGTCTTCGAATTTCCCATCGATCTGTCCACTCACAATTGGACCATTTGAAGAACCTGAAACAATAACCACAGTTTTGTTATTTCTAGAGAGTTAATCAATAAACAAAATCTTTGGTCATAATCTctcttattattattgtttgattAGTCGCTATGGTTTTATGCTTCAACAGTTCAACTACAAGTTTAGACCATTCATAGaataaacaaagagagaaaaagagttgAGACCTCCAGGGAGATCACTAGAGTCCATCCTTGGTTGTGGCGTATAGGTTAAAGCTAGAAGCTCTTGTGGAGGTCTTATCACAAGTCCTGGTCCAGCGGATGGGTTCTGAAGAGAGTCTACAGAAAGAAAATAATGTTAATAACACAAACATAAAAAGtaaactaaagaagaagatttGATTTTTGGTAGTAACCTGGAGGAGGAGTCTGGGCATTAGATCTAAAGAAGTAGAGTTGCTCATAGTTCTTAAGAAGGGAGAAGTAGTATTTGCGCAGGACAAAAGATGCGTTGGTTGCTGTTGGAGGAAAGACAAATGTGGCAGTTACTTCTTTCCATCTCCTTTCATTAACTATCTGCAATTCAAAACAAGGTAAAATGATGTCAATCAAtgagaaataaattaaaataggtCAATTGATATAGCCTAGGGTTTaagtataattttgaaataacatACCTTACTGATTCCACCACGAGATGTTACCTCAATGAAAAGCTTGTGCAAGTCCAAATCTTTCCCTCCTATGATTGGAACCCTACATTAGTAAAAGACAGAGAATCTCATGTCATTAGTAAACATGAAACGTTTGCAGTTCAATCATCAGAGTCACGAGGGAAGCAATAAAAAAACTCACATGAATTTAGTTCCCAAGCGAGAATGAAGCCTTTCCAACGTAGCCATGAAGAGCTTGGGGTCTGCGACCACAGCTTCATACGTTGCTTCAGGGGTAATGCTAATATTGTTCATTGGAACTGATCCTTGCTTAAGACAAGAGCTTGATGCCATTCCTTACACaccaaaaaaatcgaaaagaaaAGGTAAGCCACTTTTAAAATCATTAACCCTCCTTACCAACCACTAAACCCTCTTACAGCATTTACTTAATGAAACAAATGTCAGATACTTTAAGGCTCTGCACATCAAAAGTGCATTTAACCGTCATCCATAAGACAGAAACTCAAAGATACACATCAGTTTAATTTGAAGATATTATCCACACAGATGCAAATGAAGGAACAACAAGTAAAGAAGCAGATTGCAAagtccaagaaaaaaaaaaggctttaAAGGAAAAGCAGCAAAGCCCCCCTCCATGAATTCTCATCCTCTCTATGTTTCCTATATGCAAAACAAAAACTGAATAGACAGGTTGACATTAAATATAAA
Above is a window of Brassica napus cultivar Da-Ae chromosome A10, Da-Ae, whole genome shotgun sequence DNA encoding:
- the LOC106370095 gene encoding high mobility group B protein 15; the encoded protein is MASSSCLKQGSVPMNNISITPEATYEAVVADPKLFMATLERLHSRLGTKFMVPIIGGKDLDLHKLFIEVTSRGGISKIVNERRWKEVTATFVFPPTATNASFVLRKYYFSLLKNYEQLYFFRSNAQTPPPDSLQNPSAGPGLVIRPPQELLALTYTPQPRMDSSDLPGGSSNGPIVSGQIDGKFEDGYLVTVKVGSEMLKGVIYELAPQQSHGVSLNTANPQGITGGVTKRRRRRKKSEIKRRDPAHPKPNRSGYNFFFAEQHARLKPLNPGKDREISRMIGELWNKLNEQEKSVYQGKAMEDKERYRTEMEEYREKLRTGQMISNAVPLQERVPEQNVEMAEAEGDLPMEEVEEEEDEDGDSSGSGESLSHPSDHELEEPSQNPLGLNLNPNSTEMVVVAPKEKAGDAVMVAAEQN